CATTTTCTAGACTGGTTTTGGAATTGTATCCAGATTGATTCCTAGCAGCAGGGTGAGTACTCAGATGGATTTTCTTTCCGAAAAATCATCATCGTACAAGTATTCATCTATTAGGAAATTGTTGCTCAATCTTCGTAATTTTGTATGCACATGTTTTATATCCGTATTGGATATGAGATTCTCCTCGTGTGTGATGAAGGGAAAACTTAAAGGCttgtttgacaattgttttttaaaacagtttttttttttctcaggaataaaaaagtgagaaaaCATGCAGGTAGTcaaaaatatggaaaacaatgttttattcttaaatatgaaaaacatgatacttttagagaatattttttaattttttttcacttgttttataaaaattattaaaaataaaacattataaataaaagttgttttaaaaacatagaaaatgggttaagaatattttaaaaattgttttcattcagggtattttcaaaaataatttttaaaaatcagtttttggaaatatttaaaaagaaaatagtttctcaaacttaaatatgaaaaatagtttcaaCTTATTCTCTTGTGAGGTATTATTctccccaatttttttttttaataaaaacaaacataccttaTCTCAATTTTGACCAACCTATGAAATCCTAATTGAAAATGTTGTGACTTCCTATACTAATTGGAAAATGATTAATAGTTCTATATTTCAATGACTTTTTTTGATAAACTCATTATCATAttatcttatattattttttttatgacaaatataatatttagttaatattttgaaaaaaccaAATGGCATTCAGCTTTCGTAGCTCAGTTGGTTAGAGCACCCGTTTAGTAAGCGGGAGGTCTTGAGTTCAACTCTCAACGAAAGCAATTgtgtacaaatttaaattttcaatttttttattttctaattgctTTCATAGAATCATAGCTAGACAATACATGATTTTTTGGGAAGCATATAAATAATGACTACAATGATCACACAAATGTaaatagttaaaatttttttcattttctaacttGATCAATGCAAATAATCgtagatattatttatttattttaaataatatttagttttcatAGCTCAGTTGGTTAGAACACTTGTTTCATATACAGGAGGTCTCGAGTTTGACTCAATGATCATACAAATACAAAAAGttgaaaatctcaaaatttccttcattttctaaCTGATCAATGCAAATAATTgcaaatcttaaattttcttttatttttttgaatggtATTAAGTTTTCATAGCTTAATTGGTTAGAACACTTGTTTCATAAAGAGGAGGTCTCGAGTATGATTCTCAATGAAAGCATTCATGTTTAAATAAACTTACAAAAGCatgtttcatttgttttaaaaccaaacaataCATGGTTTTTGGGAGCATATGAATAATGACTGCAATTTTCTCAACAAAACAATACATGATCTTTAGGAGCATAAATAATTGCAAATCTCAATTTTTGTAGCTTAGTTAGCTAGAACACTTGTTTTATAAATAGGAGATCTTGAGTTCAACTCTCAATAAAAGCAATacatattaaaacaaaaattgtataattacacaataatcatacaaatgtagattttttttttttttctaattgtttttagaatctaaaattttcaaatcatacGAATCCTAATTTTTGTAGCTTAGTTAGTTGGAGTACTTGTTTAGTAAACAAAAGGTCTTGAGTTCAACTCTCAAGGAAAGTGTGAAACcaaagtttggttaatctcggttttgttgataacaaaataaagttcaaaataaagtttagaactaatgattatatttcaagtgtgattaggcaagacgatttccaaagtggcaatcacaaagacaaatcaagccaaaaagaaatcatgaagaaaaagaaaacctcaaagagaagtgtttttcaagacccaagcttcataagatctctttgtaaggttgttggtgcactaggtttttcatgcattacattatttacttttacaccaaaatcatccaagagttattttgttttaattttaaaaaaaaaattggatgatttcatgttttcaattaaaaccttatgtcaaatgttttccaaacttgtttaaaaggtttttaaattaaaaaagttggttgttgagccaaaaaacggctcaaccggttgaaccggatgaggAACTGGTCGACCCTCCAGCTCAACCAGTCGAGGGGTGCAAAAAACCTTCTCTTTCTTCCAaaacggttgttcaaccggtcaatgTGTGAACAAtaaccggtcgaggtccaacggtcacctacCCAATATTAAATGCTAATGGCTAGTCAATCGATCGATCCCCAGCTTGatcggtcgaacccccaacggctagtttggtttttttcctctataaaaaggctccaaatcttcattgtttatgagcttaaccttcccaaacctttcttgaatatatttgagccttggaagagtgttttttagtgcaccattgttctaaaacttgcatatctttagtgcaccattcaatcctaattttcttgtatcatttgatcgtaaagttttgtactaggattttgtgaaattatttgtatatctttgagaggaaaaatctaagtgtgaggtatcacttagggattttcaagagtgaggtatctcttgagaagtgtaaaagATGTTTGGagtcaaaagtccaagagggtggattgaaaccataatccaattgtattgcttaaaGGCATTAGTAGAACCTCAAGCTtaggattgaagctagaggagagtggatgtaggccgggttgggCCGAAcaactataaaatcttgtgtttgcattctctcttccatactcttttaatttatatgtaattgtctttatattgttttattatatacttcatataattgtctcttacattcacatagtttaaatttttaaaaaaagaccaTCACCCTTTTCGCCCCCCTCTAGAGTGATTACCTTATATTAGATcaacctaatttttctaatataaaagaatatatattgaGACAAAAATTGTATAATTACACAATAATCATACAAATGCAAATTGCAAATAGTTGCAAATCtcaattttcctttcatttaaaaaaaaataatattaagctTTTGTATCTCAGTTGGTTAAATCACCCGTTTAGTAAACGGTCTTGAGTTTGACTCTCTACAAAAGcattgatatttaaataaacTTACAAAAGTATGTTTCACTTGCTAGAAGTCATTCGGAGATAAGATAggcatttaaaataataaaatcaaaattttataatcactaataaatttttaaagctTTATTTCTCCTAGCTAACTCCACTTAACCTATGTATTAAAAGAATCATTCATGATACTAACTTAAATGATATAATAGAATCAtaactaattattgaaaattaataattgcaATTAATATCTAAACATGAAATAATTTGATATCTAGGATTACTATAATAAATTagtgattaaaagaaaatctagATGAACACACTCATGTGTTCACCTgctagtgtatatatatatatatatgcatatagaCGTCCAAGCTTCTTCACAGCCCTTAAAGATTCTTTAAGGGAACATCCAGGTCTGTCGAGAAGGTCTTTTTAACAAACAAGAAGAAGGTGCATTTATAGTACTGCTATCCAAGAGGCATTAAGCGAGAGACAAGTATTAGAACCCTTCCTTGGAAGCCTTCCATGCAAATAGttgcttctttcattttcttactGTTTTCTCAACTAGACAGTAGTTGGGTTTGGAGAGCCTATAAATAATGGTTACAATGATCATACAAATGCAGAAGTTGCAagtcttcaattttctttcattttcgaACTGTTTTCTCAGCCAAACAATACTTTGGGGAGCATATAAATAATGGCCTGACAAGATTTTATTGATATGAATTGAGTTAAAAAGATTACAACAAATAGTTGTTACCAGAGCAAAGCCATGGCCCTACACTAGTTtgaattcttcttcttcttaggatTGATTATGTCAGAGGCTGTGAATGATCGATCCAGAAGATTAGCAACTGACAATTTCAAGTTGAAAGTCAGCATCTGGAGGATCTGCGACAGCGTGTACACATCCGACAGGACTCTGTGAGCTGGACCAACTAATGGAATTCTATAGTACTCCCGCAAGGCTTGCAGCGATGCTCCTGAAGGGTGATCTGACCCTGCAGACTTTATGAGTTCCCGAGCCAGGGGAAGCGTGTCCATGAACCGCCAATTTGGAGGAACCTCTGTGTTGCAGCGGCTGAACTCATTGATCAAGAAGGGTACATCAAAGGATCGCCCGTTGTGAGCAACCCACAAGATGAGCCCCCCAGGTTTCTGGCGGCTTTCGACGTACTGCAGCAAGATTGGAATCAAATCCTTCCACCTACATGAAAATCACAAAGAGAGACGAAATGAAATATTGCATGAATGATAGAACAATCAAGCATTTTTGCCAAAACACGAGGAAAAAGGCATTGAAATAGCCATGGCAGATGACAGTACAGGATTaggaacttgaaaattttattctacTATTCAAGATATGAGATAACAAGATTATAACTTTGAATCGTCTTCATTTCAAGATTCAAGgacttaaaaaatgtttcctaaGATGGATTAAAATAGCatacatttttttcatatgatcCAGGCAAGAATAGGATGAACAGGGGCGATTCCAGAAAGAAACTTACAGTTTTGATGAAGTAAACTGAAATTCAGAATAGAAATGAGAGAGGAATCTCAGGACCTGTTTCgtaacattttcaaaaatggttctcaaaaaacaatttttaaaaatagttctcaaaaacGGTTCTCAAtcgtttttaagaataaaattttatttggaaactcAACCATAAAAAACAGATTTTTCGACTTATTCTCCATCATGAGATTATTATACACTTAAATAcaattcaaaagtttttaaagtatCTTCATTTGTTCAATTGTCGTTTAAAGCTTTTGATAAAACACAATTGGAAATActagaaatttgttttaaaaaataacttgattttagacaaattaaaaaaaaaaaaaaaaaaaaaaaaaaaaaaaaaactattttctatcaaaagtttgtcaaatatgttttctaaattagaaaactattgtctattttgaaaaatagaaaactgtttttaagaatagttatCAAACACACCCTAAATAACTAAAAAGTCTAGGACATAGATCAAGTAAAACTAAAGGGTCTAAAAGTacatttgacaatatttttacaGTGTTTTtaattgaagtgtttttaagataGTGCATTTAGTAATTATATTAGAAAGAGTTTCTAACCTTTGTAACACTTGAACATTTccatcattcaaatattaaaaatgctagaaacattttctataattactgtcaaacgcaatctaagagtatgtttgacagtgattctaggaagtgtttctaacatttctcatatttgtgagataaaaattttcaagtgttaaaaatattagaaatacttcttaaaatcattgtcaaacgcaCACTAAAAGTccgtttagtagtgattttaggaagcatCTCTAACATTTCTAgaaaacactataagtgatttttcaacactacaagtgattttccaaatttttaaaagtgtttcctaaatttttccaaacacccgatttttcttcaaaaacactaCCAAACAGACTCTTAAGTTTATGAGGTGATTAACAGACAAGAAgtagcaaagaaaaataatcagcAGTTAGATGCTACCTTGGGACATCAGGTCTATTGACCATATAGGTTGTAATGCCATGGACATGCGGATTTGGCACTATGCGTTCAGGATTCACGAGTGTTTGGAAAGTGCTGCTTTCGCCCCCCCCAAGATCTTGAAGGCCAATCTCAATAATTCGGTCATTTGCTCTGCTAAGCCCAGTAGTCTCAGTATCAAAAACAATAACTGTCACAAGTTTGGCAAGGTCCTTATTCTCAGTGACCTTTTCTTGGACCTCACAGTATTGAATTCTTTGGGATTCACTTATCTCTAACTTATCTACAATTAACTTAGTACTTGTTGAAACTGTTCCATCCACGATTTCATGCCTTATGTTGCTTCGTTTGCTGCTTTGTGTATATTTGTTTCTTCCTTCACTTTTTGTAGTTATTGGTCTTCTAGTCCATCTCCTACTGTTTCCTCCTTCAAGCCCATTAGTGTGGGAACCAAGTAATTTAAAACTAGAACTGCTTCTGCAAGTGCTACCTAAACTGTGGAAGCTTTCCCGCCAAAAACTAGCTAAGGTATGAATTCTGCACCTTGGAACTTGTAAGATTGAGAAGCACATGGGAACTGTCCTCATCTGAACTCAGAAGCTAAAACAGAACACAATGTTGTCAGGTGAAGACTTCCACATCACAAAAGCAGTTGGATTTTACCTGAGGATAAAGATACAGCTAATTTAGTGGAATACAGAATACTAGAGTAAATATAATCTAGGACATAGAACAAAATATGTCATCCAAAAAGTCCTATTCCCATTTGTTATAATACCACCGATGCAGCACAAAgcaaattattaattcaaataggTGAGCAATATCCAGAAGGTAGGAGTACTCATTATGAAACTGTAAGGCATTCAACACTACTCGTCCTATAAAAACTGGGGTCTTGATTTTTTGGAAATATGGTCTAGCAATACCAGAACTCATCATCTGAATGGTGCAGACACTTAGAAGATCAAGTTTCTTAGAAAACTCAGGTTGCAAAACAGTATTCCCAATGTAATCTAGCATTCCCCAGCATAGAACATTATAAAGAGTTGGATTCATGTTGTTCATTGAAACTCTGCATAATTTAATTCTGATTCAGACATTGTTAAAGCTAAATTACTAAGATTTTCACATAATGGTGAGAAAAATACAGCCAAGGTGTTAGGATTCCAAAAATGACACTGTTACAGTCCATGGGTTTAAAATAGAGCATTGTTGTCATAAGGTACTCATATAATCAAGTTGAAGAGCAGTAACAAGAGCTTTCTGATTCTATATCTAGAACCTATTTTACACAAACATCAAATGCAATGGTTCTAAGTTGAACCAATTCTGAATTTAATCAAGTTTGACTGCAGGATTTTCAGGCCTGCACTGATCAGTGATCAGTCCTGCTTGTATGAGTGTTTTTTCTAAAACTTGGTATCATACATAAGCCATGGAGATCACAAAAACAAGAGCAAGAAGACTTTAGTTGAAATGTGTGACACATGACCAGCCTATAGTGGCTAgtgaagtaaataaataaacaaacaaaaaacaacaataacaacaaaaatgaaataaaacaaaagcaaatcaaACATAGAGAATCCACTGTGGACGGCTAGGATACACACAAGGTGAGATTCTACATGGACTTAGTTAACAAGCTCCAAGGCAAACAAGAACTGGACATAAAGTCTAATGACCCAAAACTTAGATCTTCGTTATTGATGTAACTGTGAGGTCTTGTACACGTAACTGACATCAAGGGGAAGGCAAGGAGGAATGTTCAAATTGAGAGCCAGCTGAAATGAGAATTCAAAAGGCCCCTTCTGAATGTGGAAAGAGATATTTATATAGATGATTATATGTTTGTCCCACCTTGCTAGAATTTGGTGCTAACAGTTACTAAGATGGCAgaaaaaccattaatgaaaCTGCATTGGTGGAGTCACATGGTGCCTGGGGGGAGGCACTTGCCCCTtctgaaatttggaaatttttttgacAAGGTGGCAATTTGACCCCCCTGAAACCCCACCCCCCccaccaacaaaaaaaataaaaattcctagaTCTTGCCCCTCCTCAACCTATTTCCTGGCTCCTTCACTGAATGGAAGTCTTATGATCTATGCTAAAGGGTTCTGCAACATGGAATGTCCCATTTGAAGATTTTATTGCCCAGAAAAGCCCCAGCCGTCTCGTAATCCTAGTGTAGCACACTGTTATATGTCCCTATGACGTATCCATCTATGTGGCGCTCTTAGTGAAAGTGCTTAAATACAATGCATAGGGAATGGTCACATAATCCAATCCGTATAAAATAGAATGTTACGGATTCATAAAAGGCATGCCACCCCACATGAGATaggaaggaaaaacaaagaaggaagagaagaacATGGATGCCTAGTCTTGATTGCTTAAATTCAGATGATTCTAAAATGTTAGTATcctagaaaggaaaaaagttcACTGCAATGTGTCAAGGAAACCACACTACAATATGAAGGAGCAGGAAAATTTTACTTACCTGAGTCCTAGTCAACAAAAAACTGCTTGATCTAACAGTCAAATTCTAGAAGTAGatactaaaaaaaagaagaggacATTTTTGGCTAATTATGGACAATTTTAAGAAGGGTTGCCTCTTAGCTTCGACTTAATTGTTGATGAGTTGGTGATAAGTTGCACCCACATCCCAAGTATagaaaaaagatattatttCAGAACATCCTAAAATAGGAGAAGAGGGATTTCAAATCTGTATAGGCCTCTATCAAAAACCAACAGTATTATAACTATTATTCTACCATATCTTTCATCACAAACGTTGCATTGGAAAACACAATCAACACAAAAGAGAAAGAATCACAATTGAAATAACAATCTTACATCATTTGTCAATTATCTTATAAGCGAATATGCCCACAGGTTAAAACATTCTAATAGAAAGCACAAATGAGTATAACAACAATTTCCAACTATGGTGTATACCAATACATACAGAAAATGTGAAGCTCTTAATAACTCTCTCTAAGAGGTAACCAGTTTGAAATGACTAAAAAGCCTATCATCTTAAAGCAGAATGCCATTACATACCAAAAGCAGACTCCCAAAAAAATCATCACAGAATCATAAACCTAAGTCCATAAGCATCTAACAAGCCCTAGATCTAAAGGAACCGAAAGGAATTCTAAAATCTGTGTCaaaaatgaggaaaagaaatttGTGGCTGGCCAAAACTGTATGGCGGTACCGAAGCCACCCTTATACTAAAAGAAACAATCTATCCAACTATAACATATCATGGCAAGGAAACAGCACAAAGACATGCAACAAAAAAAAGTCCCCATAACAAAGTCTAAGAGCTTAACCAAATGTGTTGTGTTTATATATGTAACCGTAAACACAACACATTtggttctgtttggttgccaagaaaccagaataaaaaaaaaggaaaaaaataatttttctgaaCTACGTTGAGCTTTCCATTTTCTTAGAAGCTAACAACATAAACATTAGAACATCAAATATCACCCTATCTTCTTTTCCTCAGGTTTCTCCACGACAAACAGAAGGTAAAGTATCCTCCTGAGTCTATTGAATCACCATAACATAAGCTTTCCATAATTCCAGATAAAATGAAGCTCATTTGTGGATATTCCTTATTAGAAAAATCTAAAACATAGGAAAATCAGATACTGgaaatttgaaactcaaaattttcattacgACCCAGATACAACTAGCTGATGTTCATTTATTGTTAGCCAGATGGACAGAATCTATAGGATTCAAATCATAtttctcatttccttttctGAGTTTTATGATGAACCGATACAAGAAAATACGCAAAGAAGTAAGGTCATTTTTATTCAAGCGCCCAAATCACAACCAAAAGCTTTACATTTAAAAAGTCAAGCTCATTAGGTCGaactgaaaatgaaaaattaccCAACAGTTTTTAAAACGAAAACACCTGAGTCTCAACTTCAATCTGTGGATCTAACAAAACTAAACAATAATGCTGATTTCGTTTGATGAGAAATTTCATTGCTCTCTCATTTTCCTCggtttctcatcaaccaaacataggGAAACACCAAAAGAAGTAAATCCATGTGTACCTAATCTCCTAAATCACAACCAAAATCAATCCACAAAGAAGCTCAGGCTCAAGCTCATTGATTCCAACTGCaaatgaaaaatcaccaaaacAAAAACGAAAATCAGAAACCACCCTACGAGAAGGTTCATCTCCCATCCACGGAATCCAACACAAGTAGACACCAAACCTCTATTTGGTCGCTGAGAAAATGCCGCAGAGAAAAGgaagaaactcaaaaatttaaatacaaaaccATCAAATCAAATGACGCAAACGCAAGTCCAATAAACAGAACAAGCGAGAGAGAAGGattgaaaaaattttcaaacttccaTCATTTTCCTCCGTCTTCTCAGGGAGCAAGCAAGGAGAGGTGGAGTAAGATTGCGGGTACAAGAAAAGAATACAAAAAGacgaaaaagagagagagacgtGCCTGAGACTCGGTCCATTTGGCTTCACAGCAGCGCTCATGAATTGATTTTGTACAAAGAAGTAAAGAATTTTGTGGAGCGAGAAAGGATTTCGGAAGCCATTGGAGTTCAGCATTTCGATGCAGTTTCAGGCCCAACATATGCGGATCCGGCCCCCGATCCGCCATTTTCGGGTCCACGTAACCCACGTTCAAGTCCACCATATTTCCCATTTTCCGATGTGTTTTGTTTCGAAACTCCACTTCTTCGTTGATGGCAATGGtgcggattttttttttaaacggatttgaaattaaaataaacagaGTAGCGTggagtttaaaatttttcttttaaatttgaatcCGATTCGAACGTTGACctagttaaatttaaaatcaatttaatttaattatttttatttataaaaaattattattttatttatttatatgctatatttatttttaatatatttcaaaaaatttaaatcttaaattttaattaaaaattttctcattCCTATCATCTCGTTTAAATTAAAATCCATGGTGGGTTGAGTTGACAAGAGGCCCACCTTCAAGATTGGGCTTTTGGGTGACAAAAATGCTATCTAATTGCTCTGGGCTTAAAAACACAAACCCAATCCAAAGTGTTAAGTTCAGTTTGGTAATTTTCATTTGAGGACTTAtattttttccatcatttttttccctttttttttttattttttatcttatgaaTGTTAATTGCCTTCTAGCACAATCATCATTTGTAATATATGTATAGAAATAAAAGTAcgataattaaggaaaaaaataatatgactCTTTATTATGAAAATTCTCATTTAGGTtgattttaaacaattttaaagtattttagcttcttttttttttgtagagttttttttaagcaacaattaaaataatgaaaaataattttaaaaacttttgtgTACTATATAAGTACATGGTATCTTTATGAAGAATAAATtgcaaaaactatttttcatatttaaattattaaattaatttattttaaaaagcaaattgataattgtttttaaaaaccattttttttataacttttttaaaaaacatcacaaaaacaaatccaaaatacataattttataGGGAAGAGTTAACAATTATGATATTAACAGTCCATTTAATAGTATTCTAAAAAGTGATTATcattttctaacacttaaatttttttttttaagtgttagaaatagtAGAAACACATActagaatcactgtcaaacaggTTCTTATAACTTGTTTAGTAGTAATTATAggaaatgtttataatatttctaatacttcaaaatttttatcataagtgttaaaaattgtaaaaatgtttattaaaatcactgtcaaacacgtactaagagtgcatttgacattgtttttagttgaagtgtttttaattagATCGTCTGTTTAAAAGTGCATTTGGTGTtgattttataaagtgtttatagactttttaatatttgaaaatttttatcttttaagtattaaaaatgttataaacacttcataaaatcactattaaacgtAATCTAAAATTGCGTTTAgaagtgattctaaaaaacatttttaacacttaaatgataaaataaaataaaattcaaatattaaaacaattaaaaacgtttcctaTTATCATTGTCAAACGAGGTAAATATTTATCTAGAGAAAACATTATgagtaattttttagatttttaaaaatatttcataaattttatcaaatacatcATTACAGTTTTTAGACTAAAATCACTTTTTATAATCATTACCAAACGAACCCTAAACATGTGTTATATAGAACTCATAATCTAGATTATTTAAGGTACGACttgaaatatataaagaaatgaaacaatAGTAAAACAAAAACCATTTCACTATGGTACGAAAGTACACTTTTTCGATACCTAAAAAGATATCACTTAATCAAGTGGTGTGATAGATATATCCCTATTTATGATTGTTTATGTTATAGTTGAATTTGTTCACTTTTTCGATACCTAAAAAGATATCACTTAATCCAGTGGTGTGATAGATATATCCCTATTTATGATTGTTTATGTTATAGTTGAATTTGTTTATATCACTATATCTTAATCTTATTcgtttatattttcattcaatggttgaaatttcatcatataTATTTCCTTATTCGAACCGTGGACATCGTTACGATGATTtaccattttcaaaaaaaaaaaaaatattaaaacaataaaaccttatacaatataaaaagaaataatatccaaataaaaaaaaaagattgaagaTGACATAAAACgaacaaaaaaatcatatagAATATACAAAGAATAATACCTTTTTATCTGGTAATCATTTGTGATTGAATAGCAATTTTATATTGAAAGCTGTCTTTTCTATACTGTTGAAAGTGATGTGTGATTGTGATCTGATCTTGCACACCAtccataaattaattatttaaagatcatttttctaattatttttaggcccattagacaccatttcaacttctaatt
Above is a genomic segment from Vitis riparia cultivar Riparia Gloire de Montpellier isolate 1030 chromosome 14, EGFV_Vit.rip_1.0, whole genome shotgun sequence containing:
- the LOC117931430 gene encoding exonuclease DPD1, chloroplastic/mitochondrial is translated as MRTVPMCFSILQVPRCRIHTLASFWRESFHSLGSTCRSSSSFKLLGSHTNGLEGGNSRRWTRRPITTKSEGRNKYTQSSKRSNIRHEIVDGTVSTSTKLIVDKLEISESQRIQYCEVQEKVTENKDLAKLVTVIVFDTETTGLSRANDRIIEIGLQDLGGGESSTFQTLVNPERIVPNPHVHGITTYMVNRPDVPRWKDLIPILLQYVESRQKPGGLILWVAHNGRSFDVPFLINEFSRCNTEVPPNWRFMDTLPLARELIKSAGSDHPSGASLQALREYYRIPLVGPAHRVLSDVYTLSQILQMLTFNLKLSVANLLDRSFTASDIINPKKKKNSN